GGAGAGGCCCACGGTGAGCCGATCGGCGTGCTCGCCATCCATTTCGACTGGGAGCCGCAGGCGCGTGCGATCGTGCAAGGAGTCCGCGTCGGCGACAGCGACAAGGCCCGCGTGCTGCTGGTCGATTCGAACCTCCGCGTGATCGCCGCCTCCGACGGCCAGGGCATTTTAAGCGAACGCATTGCGCTGTCTCTCAACGGCCAGCGCTCCGGCTTTTACCACGACCGCACCGGCACGATGATCGCCTTCCACGCGACGCCGGGCTATGAGACCTATCGTGGGCTCGGCTGGTACGGCGTGATCGTCTGCGGGGCGTGAGCGAACGCCGGCGAAATGGCCGGCCCAAACAAAAACCGCAAAAACAACCCCATGCACAGTAGCGAGCGCGTTGCTTTCGTTGGTGTTCTACGCGCCATCGACACGTCAGAGCGCTAGGCTCGGGCGATGCCGGCTCGTTGTGCCGGCAACGCGGCAACTCCGAGTGTCTGCGACGGGCGCTCCCCAAACACTGCAAAGTAATATTGCGCGAACCGGCCGAGTTCGTAAAAGCCCTGCTCCATCGCGACGGCCGCCACGGTGGTTGAGCCGGGCGCGCTCTCGCGCAGGATGGAATGAACGGCGCAGAGCCGCTTGTGCCGGAGGAAACTGACCGGGCCGAGGCCGAACACCTCCTGAAAGGCGCGGTGCAAGGTGCGCCGCGACACGCCCAGCGCCGCGCAAATTTCCGACACGTGCACCGGGCGTGTGCCGGCTTCGTCGAGATAATCCTCAACCCTGCGGATCATCCGTCGCGCCGAAGGCAGCCAGCCGCTGTGGTCAGGCGGCAGCGACGACATGACGTTGGCCGCCATGCATTCGACGATCGCTCGTTTCCAGAACTCGAAGGTCGAGGGCGTCAAGCCGTCCTGGTTCGTCCGCAGATGCGACATGATCCGGACCAGGCGACGCGAGGCAATCGTACCGGTCTCGGGATCCGCCCGAAAATGGCCGCGGCTGCGCCAGGTGTC
This is a stretch of genomic DNA from Bradyrhizobium sp. CB2312. It encodes these proteins:
- a CDS encoding helix-turn-helix domain-containing protein; protein product: MGQFLLVDSRKLDGFEGLHQAVHGSHVDVMQLGRGRLRGTLSHVGIGDFSLSIGAFNVGMRTQRVSSDDKLIIGMLLAAEERVAHWSFDMQLNDVLVIPPLLEHDGVFHGASAYAAMRFDLDGVASLFGGEARLSDPDTWRSRGHFRADPETGTIASRRLVRIMSHLRTNQDGLTPSTFEFWKRAIVECMAANVMSSLPPDHSGWLPSARRMIRRVEDYLDEAGTRPVHVSEICAALGVSRRTLHRAFQEVFGLGPVSFLRHKRLCAVHSILRESAPGSTTVAAVAMEQGFYELGRFAQYYFAVFGERPSQTLGVAALPAQRAGIARA